CGTCACGTTCCCGCCCGGCTGCGTGACGCTTGCCTTTTACTGGCTCGATAGGCCTTATGTCTTCTGGGCGATCTATTCACCGGAGGGGGAGCCGCTCGGGTATCTGGTTCATATCTGCCGCGAGATGGAGATTTTTTCGGATTCTCTGACCTACGTGGACTTGCTGCTTGATATCTGGTTTTCTCGGGACGGCGATTACCTGATTTTGGATCAGGATGAGGTTGATGACTGCGTTCGTTCAGGCAAGCTGGCGGATGCCGATGTCGCCTATATAGATGCGGCGAAGGAAAAAGCTATCGCCGATTTCCCCCAGAACGCAAAAAACGCGACGATGCTTGCGGCTGAGCTTGACATTTCCCGCTGATCTTTTTAAAATGGACGGTGTTCTCACCTCTGCGCCATCGCGGTAAAGTATCCGGAATTCCTGAAAAAGGGAACGAAATATGTCTGTACAAGAATTCTTCAGCGTGCTGAACAGCATCGCCCTGCAAACCGGTGTTTTCAGCCTCAAGTGGGGCCATTTTCTCATGTGGGCCATTGGCCTCATCTTCATATACCTCGCCATCGGCAAGAAGTACGAGCCGCTGTTGCTGCTCCCTATCGGGTTTGGGATTTTTATTGTGAATTTTCCACTCACGCCCATGATGGGGGTCAATCCCGAAACAGGGCAGGAGCATCTGCTGCAAATCTTCTACCATTACGGCGTCGCGTGGGAGGTGATTCCCTGCGTCATCTTTTTGGGATTGGGCGCGCTGACCGATTTCGGCCCGCTCATCGCAAACCCGAAAACGTTGCTGGTGGGCGCCGGCGCTCAACTTGGAGTATTCGTTACCTTTACTGCGACGTTGATTTTCGGGTTCACGATGAAAGAGGCGGCGTCGGTCGGCATTATCGGTGGAGCAGACGGCCCCACCACGATCTACCTTACGAACGCGCTTGCGCCCCATTTGCTGGGTCCGAACGCGCTTGCTGCGTATTCCTACATGGCAATGGTGCCGATTATCCAGCCCCCGCTCATGCGCCTTCTGACAACGAAAAAGGAGCGCAAGATCGTCATGCGGCAACTGCGGCCGGTATCCCAGAAGGAAAAACTGCTTTTTCCATTACTAGGCGCGGGTTTGATCGCATTATTGATTCCGGCGATCATGCCGCTGTTAGGCATGCTGATGTTCGGTAATCTGATGCGCGAGAGCGGCGTAGTCAGACGTCTCAGCGATACTGCACAAGGGTCGCTAATGAATATTGTCACGATTTTTCTGGGTCTTTCGGTCGGCGCCACGATGAGCGCCGAGAAATTCCTGACGCC
This genomic stretch from Candidatus Abyssobacteria bacterium SURF_5 harbors:
- a CDS encoding DUF402 domain-containing protein, which encodes MSGFLEIKRHLNKPDERYRCELVRREPAKIVLKYRSDRSFQSSKLGVTFPPGCVTLAFYWLDRPYVFWAIYSPEGEPLGYLVHICREMEIFSDSLTYVDLLLDIWFSRDGDYLILDQDEVDDCVRSGKLADADVAYIDAAKEKAIADFPQNAKNATMLAAELDISR
- a CDS encoding sodium ion-translocating decarboxylase subunit beta, which translates into the protein MSVQEFFSVLNSIALQTGVFSLKWGHFLMWAIGLIFIYLAIGKKYEPLLLLPIGFGIFIVNFPLTPMMGVNPETGQEHLLQIFYHYGVAWEVIPCVIFLGLGALTDFGPLIANPKTLLVGAGAQLGVFVTFTATLIFGFTMKEAASVGIIGGADGPTTIYLTNALAPHLLGPNALAAYSYMAMVPIIQPPLMRLLTTKKERKIVMRQLRPVSQKEKLLFPLLGAGLIALLIPAIMPLLGMLMFGNLMRESGVVRRLSDTAQGSLMNIVTIFLGLSVGATMSAEKFLTPKPLVIFTFGLLDFAVCTLGGILTIKIMNLFIKEKLNPLIGSAGVSAVPMAARVSQMVGLQENQENYLLLHALGPNLAGVIGTAAAAGLFIAMFS